The following are encoded in a window of Armatimonadota bacterium genomic DNA:
- a CDS encoding glutamine synthetase family protein, translated as MDETRLALTPNKIARFLNKPPAEFTKQDLIAFIESNNIEMVNFRYVGGDGRLKTLNFVISSPEHLDQLLSVGERVDGSSLFPYIDTGSSDLYVVPKYKTAYVNPFAPIPTVDILCSYYTSEGEPLAIAPENIVRKAHESLKRATGLSLDALGELEYYVLFEKQPLYQTQPQKGYHESPPFTKWENLRVEAMQAIAQAGGKIKYGHSEVGNIHDEDLEMEQAEIEMTPAPIEDAADQLVIAKWILRMIGYKYGVTVTFAPKIMVGHAGSGLHVHMRLLDNGKNAMVQDNKLSDACRKAIAGCLKMARSLTAFGNTVPTSYLRLVPHQEAPTNICWGDRNRSVLIRVPLGWLNVKNMIRDANPQDETCETKCVDAQTIEFRAGDGSANIHHLLAGLAVAVRHGFEMKDALELANKLYVDVNIFAEEHKKIQEKLPQLPASCWESANCLIEDRAIYEKDGVFSPLVIDGIAKALKSYDDKDLSERLYGKDEEIRKLVEKYLHC; from the coding sequence ATGGACGAAACACGTCTGGCGTTGACGCCCAACAAGATCGCTCGTTTTCTTAACAAACCCCCCGCAGAATTTACAAAACAAGACCTCATAGCCTTTATAGAATCCAACAACATCGAGATGGTAAATTTCCGTTATGTTGGCGGGGATGGGCGCCTCAAGACACTTAATTTCGTAATCAGTAGCCCAGAGCACCTCGACCAGTTGCTTTCGGTTGGAGAAAGGGTTGATGGCTCAAGTTTGTTCCCATATATTGATACGGGTTCAAGCGACCTCTATGTGGTGCCCAAATATAAAACTGCCTATGTAAACCCATTCGCACCCATTCCAACCGTAGATATCCTCTGCTCCTACTATACAAGCGAAGGCGAACCTCTCGCTATTGCTCCAGAAAATATTGTCCGAAAAGCGCATGAGTCGCTGAAGCGCGCCACTGGACTAAGCCTTGACGCATTAGGTGAGCTGGAATATTACGTCCTTTTCGAAAAGCAACCCCTCTATCAAACCCAACCACAGAAAGGCTACCACGAATCACCTCCATTCACGAAATGGGAAAACCTGCGAGTTGAGGCAATGCAAGCAATAGCACAGGCTGGCGGCAAAATCAAATATGGGCACTCGGAGGTTGGGAACATCCACGATGAAGACTTAGAAATGGAACAAGCCGAGATTGAGATGACACCAGCTCCCATTGAGGATGCAGCTGACCAACTCGTAATAGCTAAATGGATTCTCCGAATGATAGGCTACAAATATGGAGTAACAGTTACGTTTGCGCCAAAAATCATGGTTGGCCATGCGGGCAGCGGACTCCACGTTCACATGCGGTTATTAGATAATGGTAAGAATGCGATGGTCCAAGATAACAAACTAAGCGATGCCTGTCGTAAAGCTATTGCTGGTTGCCTCAAGATGGCACGCTCACTAACAGCATTTGGTAATACTGTACCTACATCTTATCTAAGGCTTGTCCCACACCAAGAAGCACCAACAAACATATGCTGGGGCGACCGAAACCGGTCGGTTTTAATCCGCGTACCTCTTGGATGGCTTAATGTAAAGAACATGATTAGAGATGCCAATCCGCAAGACGAAACTTGCGAAACAAAATGTGTTGACGCACAAACCATAGAGTTCAGAGCCGGCGATGGATCGGCAAACATTCATCATCTGCTAGCTGGCTTAGCAGTAGCCGTGCGACATGGCTTTGAAATGAAAGACGCCTTGGAGCTTGCCAATAAACTTTATGTGGATGTAAACATATTTGCGGAGGAACACAAAAAGATTCAAGAGAAGCTTCCTCAGCTTCCAGCTTCTTGCTGGGAATCAGCCAACTGCCTAATAGAAGATAGAGCCATCTACGAAAAAGATGGCGTCTTCTCGCCATTAGTGATAGATGGTATTGCTAAGGCC
- a CDS encoding family 20 glycosylhydrolase produces MIDGKDLYLAPMPKKISRSSGVFNIEGKRYIVLDAKNPQSLIPAAKMTGLDLEITASPRVPKQLIGAVIRLDDISLAKIVTHAGKTAPEGYKLTISPKGIEITARTPAGAFYGACTLAQILRQSQGENSKAHNQKSKPKNAILRCLSISDWPDFPARGVMLDISRDKVPTMETLYHIVDLLSEWKINQLQLYTEHTFAYPAHPTVWEKASPVTGEEIMALDAYCRERFIELVPNQNSFGHMERWLKHAKYRPMAEAPRGCDTEWGHFDYPFSLCPSDKRTIPFIKGLYEELLPHFTSKMFNVGLDETIDLGCGRSKTLCQERGTGRVYLDFVLEIYRLVKEHGRTMQFWGDIILKYPELIPELPKDIIALEWGYEADHPFAEHGARFRDSGIPFYVCPGTSSWNALAGRTTNAIENIVNAATNGKRLEAIGLLNTDWGDNGHWQPLSVSYLGFLAGAMVSWNSTVDPKKTIVENLSIHAFGDRTGKMGRAFYDLGDIYRCFKKRTFNSTVPWQMLFRDMNDPKFEENLSLEEFVEMERRLKEIADAARGDDMHAVDAEIVREEFAQVIKMLQLAADVGRIRLGTPKPRNLASRIAELKKNQERVWLLRNRPGGLQDSLSKIKIG; encoded by the coding sequence ATGATTGACGGAAAAGACCTGTATCTTGCGCCTATGCCGAAAAAGATAAGCCGCAGCAGCGGCGTCTTTAATATAGAAGGAAAACGTTACATTGTCTTAGACGCCAAAAACCCGCAGTCGCTGATTCCTGCTGCGAAGATGACAGGACTTGACCTGGAGATCACAGCTAGCCCAAGAGTCCCAAAACAACTCATAGGGGCAGTAATTCGCTTAGATGACATATCGCTGGCAAAGATAGTCACTCACGCAGGCAAAACCGCCCCCGAAGGATATAAGCTAACCATAAGCCCAAAAGGGATAGAAATTACCGCGCGCACACCCGCAGGCGCATTTTACGGCGCTTGCACGCTAGCTCAAATTCTTCGCCAATCTCAGGGTGAAAATTCTAAGGCTCATAATCAAAAATCAAAACCTAAAAATGCAATTCTACGATGCCTTTCTATCTCAGACTGGCCCGACTTTCCAGCCCGCGGCGTAATGCTCGACATAAGCCGTGACAAGGTGCCGACGATGGAAACCCTATATCATATCGTGGATTTGCTGTCTGAGTGGAAGATTAACCAGCTGCAACTCTACACCGAGCATACATTCGCATATCCTGCGCATCCCACAGTCTGGGAAAAAGCAAGCCCAGTGACTGGCGAAGAAATCATGGCTCTTGACGCATACTGCCGCGAGCGATTCATTGAACTAGTGCCAAACCAAAATTCATTCGGGCATATGGAGAGGTGGTTAAAACATGCAAAATATCGGCCAATGGCCGAAGCTCCACGGGGATGCGATACCGAATGGGGACATTTTGATTACCCGTTTAGCCTCTGTCCGAGTGATAAACGAACTATTCCATTCATTAAAGGACTCTATGAGGAACTCTTACCGCACTTTACCAGCAAAATGTTCAATGTTGGTCTAGATGAAACCATAGATCTCGGCTGTGGCAGAAGTAAAACCTTATGTCAGGAGCGCGGAACGGGGCGAGTATATCTGGACTTCGTCTTGGAAATATACCGGTTGGTCAAGGAACACGGCCGAACAATGCAGTTCTGGGGGGACATAATCCTTAAATACCCTGAGCTTATCCCTGAACTACCAAAGGACATAATCGCACTTGAATGGGGCTATGAAGCCGACCATCCATTTGCCGAGCATGGAGCAAGATTCCGCGATTCGGGCATCCCATTCTATGTATGTCCTGGAACATCAAGCTGGAACGCTCTGGCGGGCCGCACAACAAATGCAATCGAAAATATTGTAAACGCGGCAACTAATGGCAAGAGACTAGAAGCAATTGGGCTTCTAAATACAGATTGGGGCGACAACGGCCACTGGCAACCGCTTTCAGTGTCGTATCTTGGTTTTTTGGCGGGAGCAATGGTTTCATGGAACTCAACAGTTGACCCAAAGAAAACAATAGTAGAAAACCTTTCTATTCATGCCTTCGGAGACCGCACTGGGAAAATGGGGCGGGCATTCTATGACCTTGGTGACATTTACCGCTGCTTCAAGAAGAGAACGTTCAACTCAACCGTACCTTGGCAAATGCTATTCAGAGATATGAACGATCCCAAATTCGAAGAGAATCTATCACTCGAAGAATTCGTAGAAATGGAGCGGCGACTAAAGGAAATAGCAGACGCCGCAAGGGGAGATGATATGCATGCTGTAGATGCGGAGATTGTGCGCGAAGAGTTTGCTCAGGTTATAAAGATGCTCCAACTAGCTGCAGACGTTGGAAGAATCAGGCTCGGCACACCAAAACCAAGAAACCTTGCCTCACGGATAGCCGAGCTCAAAAAGAATCAAGAGCGAGTTTGGCTTCTTCGCAATAGGCCGGGAGGATTGCAAGATAGTTTGTCTAAGATTAAAATAGGATAA
- a CDS encoding family 10 glycosylhydrolase, protein MLRGLMVCLLITVLFSTLSFAQPNDFRSILVDAWYWGSGYAIISPEAVQETVNRIKSWNCNAILMQVRKRCDAYYNSSLEPLGTDPSPNPGFDPLADMVSKAHQAGLEVHTWVVPYRVWTLPTPPPHSMPEHIYYLHPEWFSKYANGDKLWDGRYTSLDPGLPEVENYLIQVFLDIVSRYDIDGFLLDYIRYYDIGWGYNPAAVARFNSEYGRTGLPSSMDPLWQEWRRNQVSNLVKRTYLEIKAIKPHVKVGALVWRTAASGRAEVLQDWDRWMANHWLDYASPMNYTTDNQTFYTNALDSLSRSYGHHIYMGIAGEMNSISNSIWQIENARNAGFPGMHLYSYAHPNAGEPNQDGFKAALLAGPYPTPATVPAMPWLNNPTKGYLKGFIRNEAGNAVYPATAKILELGLSDKNSGTGFYGFSEITPGTYTICVEAPGYTAIQKTTTILAGQVACLDFTLQHETSPPTISNVRAENIHATHVQIKWDTNEPATSMVEYGISPTYENSSAEDMAQVTSHTVQLSGLKPLTTYHFSREIMGCGKKHGLFLRLYFHNCRQRRTIRNNYR, encoded by the coding sequence ATGCTCCGCGGGCTAATGGTGTGTCTTCTCATAACCGTTCTTTTTTCAACCCTTTCGTTCGCCCAGCCCAATGATTTTCGTTCGATATTAGTAGACGCTTGGTACTGGGGCTCTGGATATGCAATCATAAGCCCTGAAGCAGTCCAAGAAACCGTAAATCGCATCAAGTCGTGGAACTGCAATGCTATACTAATGCAGGTCCGAAAAAGATGTGATGCGTATTACAACTCTTCATTAGAACCATTAGGTACAGACCCCTCGCCAAACCCCGGATTCGACCCATTGGCCGATATGGTGAGCAAAGCTCATCAAGCCGGCTTGGAAGTTCACACGTGGGTTGTGCCATACCGAGTATGGACCTTGCCTACCCCTCCACCCCACAGCATGCCAGAGCATATCTACTACCTCCACCCCGAATGGTTCAGCAAGTATGCAAACGGCGACAAGCTTTGGGATGGACGCTACACAAGCCTTGATCCAGGACTACCGGAAGTGGAGAACTACCTAATTCAGGTATTTTTAGACATAGTAAGTAGGTATGACATAGATGGTTTTCTATTGGATTACATTCGTTATTACGACATTGGCTGGGGTTACAACCCTGCCGCGGTTGCGAGGTTCAATTCTGAATATGGGCGCACGGGGCTACCCTCAAGCATGGACCCTCTATGGCAAGAGTGGCGGCGCAATCAGGTATCCAACCTTGTCAAGCGCACATATCTGGAAATTAAAGCGATAAAGCCCCATGTTAAAGTAGGAGCTCTTGTCTGGCGCACAGCGGCTTCCGGACGCGCAGAAGTTCTCCAGGATTGGGACAGATGGATGGCAAATCACTGGTTGGATTATGCATCCCCTATGAATTACACAACAGACAACCAAACGTTTTATACTAATGCCCTTGACAGTTTGAGCCGCAGTTACGGGCATCACATCTACATGGGCATAGCCGGAGAAATGAATAGTATCTCAAACAGCATTTGGCAAATAGAGAATGCACGCAACGCAGGTTTCCCGGGGATGCATTTATATAGCTATGCTCACCCAAACGCTGGCGAACCCAACCAAGATGGTTTCAAAGCTGCCTTACTTGCAGGTCCATACCCAACGCCAGCGACCGTGCCTGCAATGCCGTGGCTTAATAATCCAACTAAAGGCTACCTCAAGGGATTCATTCGCAACGAGGCAGGCAATGCTGTTTACCCAGCGACTGCAAAAATCCTGGAGCTTGGACTGAGTGATAAGAACTCCGGCACCGGGTTCTATGGCTTTTCTGAAATCACACCTGGAACATATACCATTTGCGTAGAAGCACCTGGATACACTGCCATCCAAAAAACAACCACAATTTTGGCCGGTCAGGTCGCCTGCCTAGATTTCACTCTTCAACACGAGACAAGCCCGCCTACGATATCTAATGTTCGTGCCGAAAATATCCATGCCACGCATGTACAAATCAAATGGGACACGAACGAGCCTGCTACTAGCATGGTGGAATACGGCATTAGCCCAACCTATGAAAACTCTTCCGCGGAAGACATGGCGCAAGTAACATCCCACACCGTTCAGCTTTCCGGCCTGAAGCCGCTTACTACGTATCATTTTTCGCGTGAAATCATGGGATGCGGCAAGAAACATGGCTTGTTCCTCAGATTATATTTTCACAACTGCCGCCAACGACGAACCATACGAAATAATTATCGATAA
- a CDS encoding alcohol dehydrogenase catalytic domain-containing protein: MPVHGQELPKTMKAVVTYGPEDYRLEELPVPQAGPGEIIIKIDHAGVCASDTKCYFGAIHFWGDGKVEGYCKPPCIAGHEFAGTVVQLGEGAAEQHGLDIGDMVVSEQIVPCGKCRYCTTGRYWLCAVHDIYGFRRWMPGAWAEYMKLPANSRNYKLPKEMPRNHAAVVEPLACSIHAVKRAQIQLGDVVVIAGAGPLGLGMVGVARLLNPSLLISIDPRDYRLKVAKELGADLTMNPDKEDVVARVLDLTDGYGCDVYINATGYPESIFPGLMMLRKLGTFVEYGVFLAPATIDWTIIGDKKNLNILGAHLAPYTFPLAIDYINRGLVDVSPIVTHELPLEDFKKALHMVREAKESIKVLLKP, translated from the coding sequence ATGCCGGTACATGGGCAAGAATTGCCTAAGACAATGAAGGCCGTTGTTACTTACGGCCCGGAGGACTATCGTCTAGAGGAGCTTCCGGTTCCTCAAGCAGGCCCTGGCGAAATAATCATAAAAATTGACCATGCTGGAGTTTGCGCAAGCGATACCAAATGTTACTTCGGCGCTATTCATTTCTGGGGCGATGGGAAGGTTGAAGGTTACTGTAAGCCTCCTTGCATTGCCGGTCATGAATTTGCGGGCACAGTAGTCCAACTAGGCGAAGGAGCGGCTGAACAACATGGGCTTGATATCGGAGATATGGTTGTTTCCGAGCAAATCGTCCCTTGCGGAAAATGTCGCTATTGTACAACAGGTCGCTACTGGCTTTGCGCTGTGCACGACATCTATGGCTTCAGGAGATGGATGCCTGGTGCATGGGCAGAATATATGAAACTCCCAGCAAATTCGCGCAACTACAAACTTCCTAAGGAAATGCCTAGAAACCACGCAGCGGTTGTCGAACCACTCGCGTGCTCTATTCATGCCGTCAAACGAGCACAAATCCAGCTTGGCGACGTAGTTGTCATTGCAGGCGCAGGTCCGCTTGGGTTAGGCATGGTTGGGGTTGCACGCCTACTAAATCCATCGCTTCTAATTTCAATTGACCCTCGAGATTACCGCCTCAAAGTAGCAAAAGAGCTTGGGGCTGATCTTACAATGAATCCTGATAAAGAGGACGTTGTAGCTCGTGTATTGGATCTCACCGACGGCTATGGATGCGATGTTTATATTAATGCAACAGGATATCCTGAATCTATTTTCCCCGGCTTGATGATGCTCAGAAAGCTTGGCACTTTTGTAGAGTATGGCGTTTTTCTGGCGCCTGCAACAATTGACTGGACGATTATAGGCGACAAGAAAAACCTAAACATCCTTGGAGCTCACCTTGCACCGTATACTTTTCCTCTTGCAATTGATTACATAAACCGTGGGCTAGTTGACGTCTCACCAATAGTCACTCATGAGCTACCGTTGGAAGATTTTAAAAAGGCCCTGCATATGGTTCGAGAGGCAAAGGAATCAATCAAAGTTCTCCTGAAGCCTTAG